In Nocardia sp. NBC_00403, one DNA window encodes the following:
- a CDS encoding SDR family NAD(P)-dependent oxidoreductase, with amino-acid sequence MTDSPVPARLPGATRPVALITGPTSGIGHGYAVRLASLGYDLVLVARDEQRLAGLAAELDRKFATRSEVLAADLAAAADRERVAARAAEGVEFLVNNAGFAHSGEFWTLAPEQLQAQLDVNVTAVLQLTRAALPPMIAAAKGSIVNVASVAGLIPGRGSTYSASKAYVVSFTEGLAGGLAGTGVRIQALCPGFVRTEFHERAGIEMSSLPKPLWLSVDQVVAGSLRDLEKDRVLSVPGVQYKALTTVAGMIPRTLAARMNRGLFNARGRT; translated from the coding sequence ATGACCGATAGTCCTGTTCCCGCGCGCCTGCCCGGCGCGACCCGTCCTGTCGCATTGATCACCGGACCGACCTCCGGTATCGGGCACGGGTACGCCGTGCGACTTGCCTCACTCGGCTACGACCTGGTGCTCGTCGCCCGCGACGAGCAGCGCCTTGCCGGGCTCGCGGCGGAACTGGATCGGAAGTTCGCTACCCGTTCGGAGGTGCTCGCCGCCGACCTGGCCGCTGCCGCGGATCGTGAGCGGGTCGCGGCGCGAGCGGCCGAGGGTGTCGAATTCCTGGTCAACAACGCCGGATTCGCGCATTCCGGGGAGTTCTGGACGTTGGCGCCGGAGCAGCTACAGGCACAGTTGGATGTCAATGTCACCGCAGTGCTGCAGCTCACCAGGGCCGCGCTGCCGCCGATGATCGCCGCGGCGAAGGGGTCGATCGTCAACGTGGCCAGTGTCGCCGGTCTGATCCCGGGACGCGGGTCGACGTATTCGGCGTCGAAGGCCTACGTCGTATCCTTCACCGAAGGGTTGGCGGGCGGACTGGCCGGAACCGGTGTTCGGATCCAGGCCTTGTGCCCGGGCTTCGTGCGCACCGAATTCCATGAGCGAGCCGGCATCGAGATGTCTTCGCTGCCGAAACCGTTGTGGCTGAGTGTCGATCAGGTTGTCGCCGGTTCGCTGCGTGACCTGGAGAAGGACCGGGTGCTCAGCGTGCCCGGCGTGCAGTACAAAGCACTCACCACCGTCGCCGGAATGATCCCGCGAACCCTGGCGGCCCGAATGAATCGCGGCCTGTTCAACGCACGCGGAAGAACTTAG
- a CDS encoding lysoplasmalogenase, which produces MRPFRAGFLVAAAVTVFGAVTGREKLQWLAKPLLMPLLAADVALDGAELDPADRALLLGSLGAATVGDVLLIDPDNDRRLIAGASSFAVMQTGYSALWWRRGGRPHAAVAVPRLIAWLGAGALLRAKAPGVAAPLAAYGATLGTAAVLASDPDVAPHAKTVAGVNVPGADPRSRLGVGALLFTVSDGLIVLRRLFARGERSRRVTEGVILSTYAAAQYLLADPRAHAKVAVAVSE; this is translated from the coding sequence GTGCGGCCGTTCCGGGCAGGCTTCCTCGTAGCGGCGGCGGTCACCGTTTTCGGGGCTGTCACCGGGCGCGAGAAGCTCCAATGGCTCGCCAAACCGTTGCTGATGCCGCTGCTCGCGGCGGACGTCGCGCTCGACGGTGCGGAGCTGGACCCCGCCGACCGGGCCCTGTTGCTCGGGTCGCTGGGGGCCGCGACGGTCGGGGACGTCCTGTTGATCGATCCGGACAACGATCGTCGGCTGATCGCGGGTGCTTCGTCGTTCGCGGTGATGCAGACCGGGTATTCGGCACTGTGGTGGCGGCGCGGTGGGCGACCGCACGCCGCGGTGGCCGTGCCGCGTCTTATTGCCTGGCTCGGTGCGGGCGCGCTGCTGCGGGCCAAAGCGCCCGGTGTCGCCGCGCCGCTGGCGGCCTATGGCGCGACCTTGGGGACCGCGGCCGTGCTCGCCTCCGATCCCGATGTGGCACCGCACGCAAAAACCGTTGCCGGAGTGAATGTCCCCGGTGCCGACCCGCGCAGCCGACTCGGTGTCGGTGCGCTGCTGTTCACCGTTTCCGACGGGTTGATCGTGCTGCGCCGTCTCTTCGCGCGCGGCGAGCGATCTCGTCGCGTCACCGAGGGCGTCATTCTGTCCACCTATGCCGCCGCGCAGTACCTGCTCGCCGACCCGAGAGCGCACGCGAAAGTGGCTGTCGCAGTATCGGAATGA
- a CDS encoding DUF3592 domain-containing protein has protein sequence MDHARIFRTVLGVTAGYLILLGLWLGWLLPHTPPGTEPYQIIALVGLFGSCVGIGMMLAVRPSRADRRLWRHGLEGWATIEGAHALRPTDHHTELTEFDLELTVPGSESYRGTIVFDVTPADKPRLAVGETISIRVDPQNRDRIILVL, from the coding sequence TGGACCACGCGCGCATCTTCCGCACGGTGCTCGGGGTAACCGCCGGGTACCTGATTCTGCTCGGGCTGTGGCTGGGCTGGCTATTGCCGCACACCCCGCCCGGAACCGAGCCCTATCAGATCATCGCGCTCGTCGGCCTGTTCGGATCGTGCGTCGGCATCGGGATGATGCTGGCCGTGCGTCCGTCGCGGGCGGATCGGCGGCTGTGGCGGCACGGCCTGGAGGGCTGGGCGACGATCGAGGGAGCGCATGCGCTACGCCCCACCGATCACCACACCGAGCTCACCGAATTCGACCTGGAACTCACCGTGCCCGGTTCCGAAAGTTACCGGGGGACCATTGTTTTCGACGTGACACCGGCCGACAAGCCGCGGCTCGCGGTCGGCGAGACCATCTCGATCCGAGTCGATCCACAGAACCGGGACCGCATCATTCTGGTCCTGTGA
- the pyrE gene encoding orotate phosphoribosyltransferase, producing the protein MIDQATSNDAVTKDAGSDRDTLAALVRELAVVHGRVTLSSGKEADYYVDLRRATLHHSAGPLIGKLLRELVADWDFESVGGLTMGADPVALAVMHAPGRPIDAFVVRKAAKTHGMQRQIEGPDIVGKRVLVVEDTTTTGNSPLTAVRALRDAGATVVGVATVVDRETGADQIIAAEGLEYRSILGLKDLALG; encoded by the coding sequence ATGATCGACCAGGCAACAAGCAATGACGCGGTTACCAAGGACGCCGGGTCCGACCGCGACACGTTGGCCGCGCTGGTGCGCGAGCTGGCGGTCGTGCACGGCCGCGTGACCTTGTCTTCGGGCAAGGAGGCCGACTACTACGTCGACCTGCGCCGCGCCACCCTGCACCACAGCGCGGGACCGCTGATCGGCAAGCTGCTGCGCGAGCTGGTCGCCGACTGGGACTTCGAATCCGTCGGCGGACTGACCATGGGCGCCGACCCGGTCGCGCTGGCCGTGATGCATGCGCCGGGGCGTCCGATCGACGCCTTCGTCGTGCGCAAGGCCGCCAAGACGCACGGCATGCAGCGCCAGATCGAGGGCCCGGACATCGTCGGCAAGCGAGTACTGGTTGTCGAAGACACAACCACTACCGGAAACTCCCCGCTCACCGCCGTGCGTGCGCTGCGCGACGCCGGTGCCACGGTGGTCGGGGTCGCGACGGTCGTCGACCGCGAAACCGGGGCTGATCAGATCATCGCCGCCGAGGGGCTGGAGTACCGGTCTATCCTCGGATTGAAGGATCTTGCCCTCGGTTAA
- a CDS encoding beta-ketoacyl-ACP synthase 3 — protein MVSLAVNNSRENVAMLGIGAYRPQRVVSNEEVCEVLDSTPEWIYERTGVRNRRWISGDETLQSIAAAAGERAIVNSGIDRSKIGALIFATSSWLTLTPHGAPKVANDLGMNGIAAFDLTSGCGGFGYGLGVAADLIRAGSADYVLLIGAETMTVGLDPTDRGTAMIFGDGAGAVVVGPSEENGISPTVWGSDGENAAAIAQDVDFLEYMQRAQALQGTDPAVEPVGRMSLRMEGPRVFRWAAVTLPRALSTALEMSGVAKEDIEVFIPHQANARINELMKKNLGLADDIPVANDIENTGNTSAASIPLAMEEMLVTGKAKGGQTALLLGFGAGLSYAGQVVTLPPAPTEPSFSV, from the coding sequence GTGGTGAGCCTTGCAGTCAACAACAGTCGTGAGAACGTCGCGATGCTCGGAATCGGTGCCTATCGCCCCCAACGCGTGGTCAGCAATGAAGAGGTGTGCGAGGTCCTCGACTCGACCCCCGAGTGGATCTATGAGCGCACCGGCGTCCGCAATCGCCGCTGGATCAGCGGTGACGAGACCCTGCAGTCGATCGCCGCAGCAGCGGGCGAGCGCGCGATCGTCAACAGCGGTATCGATCGTTCGAAGATCGGCGCCTTGATCTTTGCTACCTCCAGCTGGCTGACGCTGACCCCGCACGGCGCCCCGAAGGTCGCCAACGACCTGGGGATGAACGGGATCGCGGCCTTCGACCTGACCTCCGGATGCGGTGGTTTCGGCTACGGCCTCGGTGTCGCCGCCGACCTGATCCGCGCTGGTTCCGCCGACTACGTGCTACTGATCGGGGCCGAGACGATGACCGTCGGACTCGATCCGACCGACCGCGGCACCGCGATGATCTTCGGTGACGGCGCGGGCGCTGTGGTGGTCGGTCCGAGCGAGGAGAACGGCATCTCCCCGACGGTGTGGGGCAGCGACGGCGAGAACGCGGCCGCGATCGCGCAGGACGTCGATTTTCTCGAGTACATGCAGCGGGCGCAGGCCTTGCAGGGCACCGACCCGGCTGTCGAGCCGGTCGGCCGGATGTCGCTGCGGATGGAGGGCCCGCGGGTATTCCGTTGGGCGGCAGTCACTTTGCCGCGTGCGCTGTCCACCGCACTGGAGATGTCCGGTGTCGCCAAGGAAGACATCGAGGTGTTCATCCCGCACCAGGCCAACGCCCGCATCAATGAACTGATGAAGAAGAACCTCGGGCTCGCCGACGACATCCCGGTGGCCAACGACATCGAGAACACCGGGAACACCTCCGCCGCGTCGATCCCGCTCGCGATGGAAGAGATGTTGGTGACCGGTAAGGCCAAGGGCGGCCAGACGGCCCTGCTGCTCGGCTTCGGTGCCGGCCTGAGCTACGCGGGCCAGGTGGTCACGCTGCCGCCCGCTCCGACCGAGCCGAGCTTCAGTGTCTGA